Genomic segment of Arachis hypogaea cultivar Tifrunner chromosome 11, arahy.Tifrunner.gnm2.J5K5, whole genome shotgun sequence:
tatttttttaaatttatttaagtaaaaaatccGACTTCTATGCACATGTTTGTTAGTCGGAGGAAATTTTGTTTTAATAGAATGAAATTTCAagttgatttttttatgatttttaagtCTTAACTTTTGTTGAAAATTGAAGTATTTATCAAGATTCAGAacgtttaaaaatttataaattttattaaaacttagTTAGAGTTGAAtcagatataataaaataatgtatttatatataaaaaaaataagtttttttaaaaaaataattttttataatttattattttaaactaatttactGCTAAACAAATTAAAcagattttattgattttttttattggtttattggcaaacgttttttattttaaatcaaacgGCTTTGTAGCTGATTTTCGATTAATAGGGTTGAATTGACAAATTTGATTCGGTTCTCATaatcacaatttaataaaaaaaaattagatactaATTAAGATAATATTTAACTATGAAGTATGGACATTTTGCTGAGTTATCGTATCTGCGTGTCGAGTACATTTTGAATACGATACTCATCGACACTTGTCTGGCACGATGTCTGCTGTGTCCAagtgtgtcttaataaaaaataaaaaatttttctctGGACGCGTTTGGACAtacctaaatatcatcacgtgtcagcgtgtttaattttattcttatcatgtcttcttaaaataaatttagaaataatatatattattatttgttaaaaaaataaatattcctttatataattaaaataaagcattaaaaataattaaaaattttgtatgttTTAATATCAAGAAGAATATAAAATCTCactgcaatttatgttttaaaattcaCGTGTCAGCGTGTTCTGTGTCATGTCGTATTCTGTGTCTGTGTCAATTGCATCATAGATATTTAAGAAGAGTTAACTACTAATTCAGCATGAAAAAGATTTAGTCATTGATAAAAAAGTCCCTAAAAGATATTATcgacaaaataatttttgaatgatttaaaaATGTAACAAGAATAActagtaaatattatatttttataagtgacaaaaaaattttatgtttaacAAACGACTTATttatttggtttgaatttttgtgataatatttaaataaaaatttagaagatACACAAAAGAAATTGATgtctagaatttttttttaaataaagtggtcatttacaataatttttttaaatatttatttgatctaaaattaccaaaatttaaagatggaaaaattttaattttaaataatgtttGCAAATATTTGTATctaaatctaatttctaaaattattttaaaaatatatatttaatatttaatttttttaatcataattttaaatcctttcaaaacttattttttattaatatattttgaagttatttttgttAGCAACGTcaactttttaatattattttaataatttcttcTATTTAATAATTTAAGAAAGATATGATGAAAAATAGAGATCCAACGGTGTAGGAACACCCATGCGCGGAAACACGGAGCCGCTCACACCCAAGACCTTGGAATCTCACCCTCCCATACATACAACACTGTCAACACACCCCCAAAAAGAAGTATGAGTGCATGTGatgacacacaaaaaaaaaaatcagcagtGCTCTCAGACACACACTAGACATACACACACTCACGCACTACCTCTCACTAACTTGCACACACTACCCACTAACCCAACCACAGTTAAATCTAACTCAACCACCCCCAAACCTCACTCCTCTTCCTTCTCTTTATTTATATCCCAGCTGCACCTCAATTCGCATTCTCTCATTCcctctctttctttattttacCCCTCTCCTCCCTCTGTTTCCCAAACCTCCACCAGTCCACCATCATTCCTTGTagccaaagaaaaaagaaagaaacccaTCCTGGTTCCTCGTCTGCCCTCACCCTCCTTTCCTAATTCGTGTTCATGTAAGGGCAATTCGGTAACTTAGCTGTCAACATAGaaccacaaaattaaaattaaaattaaaaaaagagaaagaaccgaaaaaaaaaaaaagaaacccggAGGCATGAGTTGCAACGGTTGCCGAGTTCTCCGAAAGGGTTGCAGCGAGACATGCATGTTGCGCCCTTGCTTGCAGTGGATCGAGACACCCGAGGCCCAAGGCCACGCCACCGTCTTCGTCGCCAAGTTCTTCGGCCGCGCCGGCCTCATGTCTTTCATTTCCAATGTACCGGAGGCCCAAAGACCCGGTAATTATACCACCTTTCTATAAAACACACCATCTTCAAACGCTTCTATCATTTTTATTTGTTGCGTACTTCTCTTGGTAGTCAACTCCATTGAGACTTCTGTATCtgttattcaaattaaaaaaaaaaaaaagaaactaacgCTTCtgtgttttcttttctcttattcaGCTCTGTTTCAGTCACTGCTGTTTGAAGCATGTGGAAGAACCGTGAATCCGGTTAATGGTGCTGTGGGGCTTTTGTGGACAGGGAACTGGCACGTGTGCCAGGCTGCAGTGGAGACGGTGCTCCGCGGAGGCACGTTGAGGCCCTCGCCGGAGTTTATGGGGATGGAATCGGCGGGTCCGGTGGTGGCCACCGACGAAGCATCGGAGGCAGAGGTCACGTGCGGTGACATATGGAAGAAGGTTCGAGATCCAAACCCGAGTTGCAGGTTCACAAGCTCACGGTCTACACGTGTTGCTGCCGGCGCCGCCGGGAAGCGTAAGCGGCTGGAGGAGGTGACGAGGGTCCAGACGGCGGCTGATCTTGATCTTCGTCTGACGCCGATCTTCCTTCAGAAGATCGCCGATTACCGGCGCCGTCCGGGATCGCCGTCGATGACGTCGGAGGAGTCCGTGACGACCACGGCGGAGATTGGAGGAGATCAGTGGGGTCACAGCGGTGAACGGAAAGTTCTCAACCTTTTCATTTGAgaactctctctccctccctctcttATAAATGATTCATGTTTTTATGAATCAAATTAAAGGAGCAGAGGTCTCTTTTGTGgtttacttttcttttgttttctctctGTGTTTTGTTTTGGGGAAGAGGGTTTTTGCTGGGTTTGAGAACTCAGCGAGATTTTGCGAGATACCGGCACAGGATTTCTCTCTCTACGGAAAAGAGAAAGATGATGGTTCGTCGGTTATCCTTTCtccgtttgttttttttttttttttttatcctgCCAAAAATGAAACATGTAATCAGTCTTGTGATGACCGTGGAAcatgaatttttaataaatataattaatattttgttctttAAATTGTTACGAACTTGTGTTAGAATTCACTTGTATATTTTTAACTCTTTACGGATGGATCTGCAAGTTGAATGATTATAATGAACCCAATTCATGGAAGAATTTACAGCTTTTTACTTTTCTAGCTTAGAACTTGATATAAATTAACATTAttcattttatataaaaattcacatGCAGTAGAAGTTGATAATGAATTGATAATTGACAAtcagtaaataataatttaattaaatttattaaattattaaactattttttaatatcaaatttcacataaaaataattgtttattttattttttactaggGTAGCATGTGAGGAAATTCCAATgttgtaaatttaaaaattaattattaaaaagaattactataaaataaaatattttggcgGTCCATTCAATTTGTGTGTGACGAATTTCTGCTTTAAAATAGAAACAAGATGAAATGATTCGGTGGTAGTTAGGTTTCCTTCATGTAGTTTTGGCCGTGGTCCAATTTCAACTGCATATTTGACTGAAGTACTGAACTAATGGCAAATGAACCACCAATAACATAACATTCAGtggaatttttatataataatatacacGGTGGTTCCTCACCGTAGACCTTGCATTCGAAGCAGTTAGGAAGATTGAGCTATTCCAAACCATGTTTGACCGTAAATAAAACCCATATAAATGAAGTAGTACACTAGTACTAGTGGAAAAAGAAGTGAGTTGGAATCTTGGAGTTGAAtaactaaatcaaattaaaaaaatactaatatgttTGAATTTTGACGTCACTGAAGGAGAAAACAAGTTGGTTGGAACTTGGAACACACAACTACACAAGTAGACAACCTTTGTGGGTAAAGTTGTCGAGTTCCCACAATACCAGCAATTTCTCTGAGAATGTGAAATCACTCCAATGTATGCTGGGCGTTAATATTAATGTTGGAAATGGAACGAGGATCTCTGTGGAGACAGCACAGAGATTTTGTTGGATAGTTTGTCCGAGTAAATGAGCATTGGCCATAGTTGCAGTAGTGGTAGGAAGATAGTGACAGATAATTGAGGGAAAAGAAAAGCATTGAAGAAGCTAAAATCGCAAGCGTCTTTTGGAGGATGCTAAGAGGCATGTTATTATGTTACTACAACGATGGAGAAGGAATCATCAAAGGataggattaaatattttttggaCTGTATATAATTTGATTTACCATGGCTAAGCCAAAGACTCAAAGTGTACAGCTATGCGAGCTTCCAgttttgtttctcttttcttgtgctGTCCAaatcttattatatattttattataattttagaaaaataaaaaaacagtcaaaatttattttatttattatttattaattattataataattaataaatattaaataaaataagttatgattattttttattaatttttttattatcaaatatttctgATATTTTATATACACAAATTTTGTAGATCCgtatattttcaattaagtttttgtttttaaatatttacttgaattaaaaaataattaaaatatactgaaatattaaaatttaaaagaaaattataaatgataaaaataaataaatttattgaattatttttattaataattatttttttaattattttaactgttTATTTTTGGgagaattatgaaaaataaaaaccgTTAAAAAAAGGCCAAATATGCTAAAATTGTTAATAaagatcataataaattttatttaaaaagaatataATGTTATTAGGTCATCCATTTATAATAATTTAGTTTAGCTGAaccttttttattaattaatatatgctAATGGTTCCTtacgataatttttttttttttactcttttattcATTTAGTGATGGgtataagtaaaaaataaaattgttataaAGATTTGTtaaatgaataattatttttaaaaaaattaaaaatagaaacttTACTACTATACAAATAGATAGAgacaaaatattatattatatattttataaataataagttttttagTTAGATATGTTTTAaggatatattttaaaaatattataaaaaagtattttactaaaaattattaaaaaataaactttttatattaaaaaaggtTCAGAgaacaataatttttatatatgttgGCCAACATTTTTAACAAACATTGTATTTATATAATGAATCTCGCTAGCGAGTCGATGGagtatttgtataatgtgtataatgggTTATTTATTTGactcaatataaattaaaaaataaacatccaagataaaatactactaatttttcaAATACAATACACTCAtattatccagaataaccatccaagTACTAGGATAACAAACATCTGATATTCTACTAAATCGAACATCCCTATAttcccattat
This window contains:
- the LOC112720641 gene encoding LOB domain-containing protein 38, with amino-acid sequence MSCNGCRVLRKGCSETCMLRPCLQWIETPEAQGHATVFVAKFFGRAGLMSFISNVPEAQRPALFQSLLFEACGRTVNPVNGAVGLLWTGNWHVCQAAVETVLRGGTLRPSPEFMGMESAGPVVATDEASEAEVTCGDIWKKVRDPNPSCRFTSSRSTRVAAGAAGKRKRLEEVTRVQTAADLDLRLTPIFLQKIADYRRRPGSPSMTSEESVTTTAEIGGDQWGHSGERKVLNLFI